Proteins co-encoded in one Arachis hypogaea cultivar Tifrunner chromosome 11, arahy.Tifrunner.gnm2.J5K5, whole genome shotgun sequence genomic window:
- the LOC112721838 gene encoding protein FAR1-RELATED SEQUENCE 6-like, whose product MKKIPHKLNGYKGHEEIEQETSHVVWNSYRKDAFDRNWNDFLTKYDLGGNKWLSELYEDRHIWIPVYLDYHFWAGMRSTQRSKSMHAFFNKFITRNSSLRQFVKQYDNCLASREQREREFDAANFHTVIPCATKSAIEAQFQHVYTHKKFREVQAQFREKVNCITRSMHSTLGFTIYEVVEQVSNSTFNKFMVTYDVVSREVKCQCLLFESRGILCRHSLSILSFERVDNMAQKYINTYWNVRART is encoded by the exons atgaagaagatcccaCACAAATTAAATGGCTACAAGGGACACGAAGAAATTGAACAAGAGACGagtcatgttgtttggaactcgtaCAGGAAAGATGCATTTGACAGAAACTGGAACGATTTCCTCACAAAGTATGACCTTGGAGGCAACAAGTGGCTCTCAG AGCTGTACGAAGATCGGCATATATGGATTCCAGTTTACCTGGATTACCACTTCTGGGCCggaatgagaagcacacaaaggagcaagAGCATGCACGcatttttcaacaagttcatcacaCGCAACAGCTCCCTGAGACAATTCGTGAAGCAATACGACAATTGCCTAGCAAGCagagagcaaagagagagagaatttgatgCTGCAAATTTTCACACCGTGAtaccgtgtgcaacaaaatcAGCAATAGAGGCCCAGTTTCAACATGTGTATACCCACAAGAAATTCcgggaagttcaagcacaattcaGAGAAAAAGTGAACTGCATCACAAGATCAATGCATTCCACTCTAGGTTTTACAATATACGAAGTTGTAGAGCAGGTTTCcaactcaacattcaacaagtttaTGGTCACCTACGACGTAGTATCACGTGAGGTAAAGTGTCAGTGCTTGTTGTTCGAGTCAAGGGGCATATTGTGCCGCCATTCCCTGAGCATCCTAAGCTTCGAGCGAGTGGATAACATGGCACAGAAATACATAAATACATATTGGAACGTTAgagcaagaacataa